The Pseudomonas azotoformans genome has a segment encoding these proteins:
- a CDS encoding alginate O-acetyltransferase AlgX-related protein gives MPAPTAPTPPSDLAVRTSPLAAWVLVPFLAAGLLSCAWLMVKGPISYVPAKVDSDMLLHGDLTHRFAKELAKAPMAIQAANLERGGSWLAFGDTGPRVRPGCPGWLFISDELRINRHAEANAQTKAQAVIDLQKQLGQKGIDLQVVVVPDKSRIAAAQRCGLYRPAVLDSRIQDWTQLLQASGVSALDLTDTLKPLGAEAYLRTDTHWSEIGSNAGAQALALRIQQRGIKATPEQTFDITQAPLAVRPGDLVRLAGLDWLPPKLQPPGESVAASTAHETGGATSNADDLFGDAGLPNVALIGTSFSRNSNFVGFLQKALNAPVGNFSKDGGEFSGAAKAYFESPAFKQTPPKLLIWEIPERDLQTPYDAISIGQ, from the coding sequence ATGCCTGCTCCTACCGCGCCGACTCCACCGAGCGACCTGGCCGTTCGCACCAGCCCCCTGGCGGCCTGGGTGTTGGTGCCCTTTTTGGCGGCAGGGTTGTTGTCCTGCGCCTGGCTGATGGTAAAGGGACCGATCAGTTACGTGCCGGCCAAGGTCGACAGCGACATGCTGCTGCACGGCGACCTTACTCACCGTTTTGCCAAGGAACTGGCCAAGGCGCCGATGGCGATCCAGGCCGCGAACCTGGAGCGTGGTGGTAGCTGGCTGGCGTTTGGCGACACTGGGCCACGCGTGCGTCCGGGGTGCCCCGGCTGGTTGTTTATCAGCGATGAGCTGCGCATCAACCGTCACGCCGAAGCCAATGCCCAGACCAAGGCCCAGGCGGTGATCGACCTGCAAAAACAACTGGGTCAAAAAGGTATCGATCTGCAAGTGGTGGTGGTGCCGGACAAGAGTCGCATTGCCGCTGCCCAACGCTGTGGCCTGTACCGCCCCGCGGTGCTCGATAGCCGGATCCAGGACTGGACCCAGTTGTTGCAGGCGTCCGGCGTTTCCGCGCTGGACCTGACCGATACGCTCAAGCCGTTGGGCGCCGAGGCTTACCTGCGCACGGATACTCACTGGAGCGAAATCGGTTCAAACGCCGGTGCCCAGGCCCTCGCGCTGCGTATCCAGCAGCGCGGCATCAAGGCCACGCCGGAGCAAACCTTCGACATCACCCAGGCGCCGCTCGCCGTGCGTCCCGGTGACCTGGTGCGCCTGGCAGGTCTTGATTGGTTACCGCCCAAGTTGCAGCCGCCAGGGGAGTCGGTCGCGGCCAGCACCGCCCATGAAACCGGTGGCGCGACCAGCAATGCCGATGACCTGTTTGGCGACGCCGGCTTGCCCAATGTGGCGCTGATCGGCACCTCGTTTTCGCGTAATTCCAACTTTGTTGGCTTCCTGCAGAAGGCCCTGAATGCGCCGGTCGGCAATTTCAGCAAAGACGGTGGCGAATTCTCCGGCGCGGCCAAGGCCTATTTTGAAAGCCCGGCGTTCAAGCAAACGCCGCCTAAGTTGTTGATTTGGGAGATTCCGGAGCGGGATCTGCAAACGCCCTACGATGCGATCAGTATTGGTCAGTAA
- a CDS encoding methyltransferase, with product MPARDAEARFQALDAFLIEHQGLWKPRPFTHRQLPWETQHPDLAQWLRQRSLADAEASHNQPHDLLAPAPFPQLAAQARQLSAVDKLPTQPLPTARHRLNVDVPGRKWDQIEAFGAALHFKQVPTHWLDWCAGKGHLGRRLLEADQALTCLEYDPALIAAGQALSDHHRLAVTHRLQDVMADVAISPEHTPVALHACGDLHMRLLQLASKAGCKQLALAPCCYNRINAQAYLPLSNAGRASRLQLSIDDLGLPLSETVTAGKRVRLQRDTSMARRLGFDQLQRELRGVDEYLPTPSLAASWLDKPFADYCQELANLKGLSTGDQDWAALEAHGWRRLAQVRNLELVRGLFRRPLEMWLVLDRALFLSENGYRVQVGTFCEPALTPRNLMVLAERD from the coding sequence ATGCCTGCCAGGGACGCTGAGGCACGCTTCCAGGCACTGGATGCGTTCCTGATCGAGCACCAAGGGCTGTGGAAACCACGGCCCTTTACGCATCGCCAGCTCCCTTGGGAAACCCAGCATCCGGACCTCGCCCAGTGGCTGCGCCAGCGCTCGCTGGCCGATGCCGAGGCCAGTCATAACCAACCCCATGACCTGCTGGCACCGGCACCTTTTCCACAACTCGCTGCGCAAGCTCGCCAGCTCAGCGCTGTGGATAAGTTACCGACGCAACCCCTGCCTACCGCTCGCCATCGCCTGAACGTTGATGTGCCTGGCCGCAAGTGGGACCAGATCGAAGCCTTCGGCGCCGCACTGCATTTCAAGCAAGTGCCCACACACTGGCTGGACTGGTGTGCAGGCAAAGGCCACCTGGGCCGCCGCCTGCTAGAAGCCGATCAAGCACTGACCTGCCTGGAATACGACCCGGCGCTGATCGCCGCAGGCCAAGCCTTGAGCGACCATCACCGCTTGGCAGTCACCCATCGTCTGCAAGACGTGATGGCCGACGTGGCAATCAGTCCCGAACACACACCCGTTGCCCTGCATGCCTGTGGCGACCTGCATATGCGCCTGCTGCAACTGGCCAGCAAAGCCGGCTGCAAACAGCTCGCGCTGGCGCCTTGTTGCTACAACCGAATAAACGCTCAAGCCTACCTGCCACTCTCCAACGCAGGCCGCGCGTCACGCCTGCAGTTATCGATTGATGACCTCGGCTTGCCGCTGAGCGAAACCGTCACTGCAGGCAAACGGGTACGCCTGCAAAGGGACACATCCATGGCGCGACGCTTGGGCTTCGATCAGTTGCAACGCGAACTTCGTGGCGTCGACGAGTACCTGCCCACGCCCTCCCTGGCCGCGAGCTGGCTGGACAAACCCTTTGCCGACTACTGCCAGGAACTGGCCAACCTCAAAGGGTTATCCACAGGCGATCAGGATTGGGCGGCGCTGGAGGCACACGGCTGGCGCCGCTTGGCGCAGGTGAGGAATCTGGAGTTGGTACGTGGTCTGTTTCGGCGCCCACTGGAAATGTGGCTGGTGCTGGATCGAGCATTGTTTCTTAGCGAAAACGGCTACAGGGTCCAGGTAGGCACGTTCTGCGAACCCGCACTGACGCCGCGCAACTTGATGGTGCTTGCCGAGCGCGATTAA
- the bcsQ gene encoding cellulose biosynthesis protein BcsQ, translating to MGITEGLLALLGKDVCQDERGMASRLHFFGSIPGQDERAANESATPAPAMTLRPKVVALVSINGGVGRSTLATALSSGLQRQGESVVALDLDPQNALQHHFGVSSALPGIGRTSLEHGQWSQLQQLSFAGCQVITFGEVDIPQQESLERWLKHEPHWLAQHLASLDLSARHTVIIDTPAGNNVYFHQALSVADVVLVIVQADAACLGTLDHLDVLLAPHLEAQHPPRVHVVINQVDERSAFSLDMVEAFTQRLGKAALQVHRDIAINEALAFGVDPLDSVEKGLAADDINDICRLLKAPKTSV from the coding sequence ATGGGCATTACTGAGGGTCTTTTAGCCTTGCTCGGCAAGGATGTCTGCCAGGATGAACGCGGCATGGCATCGCGTTTGCATTTCTTCGGCAGCATTCCCGGCCAAGACGAGCGCGCCGCCAACGAAAGCGCCACGCCTGCGCCCGCCATGACCTTGCGCCCGAAAGTGGTGGCGCTGGTGTCGATCAATGGCGGTGTTGGCCGAAGCACCCTGGCCACTGCTTTGAGCAGCGGCCTGCAACGCCAGGGCGAGTCCGTCGTGGCGCTGGACCTGGACCCGCAGAACGCCTTGCAACATCACTTCGGGGTCAGCTCTGCATTGCCGGGCATTGGGCGCACCAGCCTGGAGCATGGGCAGTGGAGCCAACTCCAACAGCTCAGCTTTGCCGGTTGCCAGGTCATCACCTTTGGCGAAGTCGATATCCCCCAGCAGGAAAGCCTGGAGCGCTGGCTCAAGCACGAGCCGCACTGGCTGGCTCAACACCTCGCGTCTCTGGACTTGAGCGCACGGCATACGGTGATCATCGATACCCCCGCCGGTAACAACGTCTACTTCCATCAAGCATTGAGCGTTGCCGACGTGGTGCTGGTCATCGTGCAGGCCGATGCTGCGTGCCTGGGCACCCTTGACCATCTGGATGTACTGCTTGCCCCGCATCTTGAGGCTCAGCACCCGCCGCGCGTGCACGTGGTTATCAACCAAGTGGATGAAAGGAGTGCCTTCAGCCTGGACATGGTCGAGGCCTTCACACAGAGGCTTGGGAAAGCGGCGTTGCAAGTGCACCGCGACATAGCGATCAATGAAGCGCTGGCTTTTGGTGTCGACCCGTTGGATAGCGTGGAGAAGGGGCTGGCAGCTGACGATATCAACGATATTTGTCGGCTGTTGAAGGCGCCTAAAACAAGCGTCTGA
- a CDS encoding cell division protein FtsQ, translating to MKRMTLGLATLLASVSAYSADIPLYPTGPEQDAAFLRFANGTPGELKLVADGSKASLVLNGDKAVSAFLPVVGGDKPIKGVLSSTGKNTDFSVKVAPGEFATVVALVDAKGATRQLVVREVPDDFNALKASLAFINADATCADASLEAVTQKAELFKKVAEGAVQRRMINPVELSVQLKCAGAPVGQPLTFTLKAGERYSVLAVPSDKGSKLLFASDALAN from the coding sequence ATGAAACGGATGACCCTGGGCCTGGCGACCTTGCTCGCCAGCGTCAGCGCCTACAGCGCCGACATCCCGTTGTACCCGACCGGCCCGGAGCAAGACGCAGCGTTCCTGCGTTTTGCCAACGGCACCCCCGGCGAATTGAAGCTGGTGGCCGACGGTTCCAAGGCCAGCCTGGTGTTGAATGGCGACAAAGCCGTGTCGGCCTTTTTGCCAGTGGTCGGCGGTGACAAGCCGATCAAAGGCGTGTTGAGCAGCACCGGCAAAAACACCGATTTCTCCGTGAAAGTGGCGCCGGGCGAATTCGCCACGGTGGTTGCGCTGGTCGATGCCAAGGGCGCCACGCGCCAACTGGTGGTGCGCGAAGTGCCGGACGACTTCAACGCACTCAAAGCCTCCCTGGCCTTTATCAACGCCGACGCCACCTGCGCCGACGCCAGCCTGGAAGCCGTGACGCAAAAGGCCGAGTTGTTCAAGAAGGTCGCGGAAGGCGCGGTGCAGCGTCGCATGATCAACCCGGTGGAACTCTCGGTGCAGCTCAAATGCGCCGGCGCGCCGGTTGGCCAGCCGCTGACGTTTACCCTCAAGGCGGGCGAGCGCTACAGCGTCTTGGCCGTTCCTTCAGACAAAGGCTCGAAGTTGCTGTTCGCCTCTGACGCACTCGCTAACTGA
- a CDS encoding MBOAT family O-acyltransferase has product MVFASLEFLTLFLPAFLLIYALARPSWRNVILLIGSWLFYGWLSPLFLFLHMVLTVVAWIGGLLVDRSREDGKGRVRLLIALIVFNTAVLCWYKYANIVAGTVSEVITWYGYMPLDWQRVALPAGLSFIVLQAISYLVDVHRHTVPVERSFINYATYISMFGHSIAGPIIRYDWVRRELNQRYFNWPNFSLGARRFMIGMGMKVLVADTLSPLVDIAFHLENPSLVDAWIGCLAYSLQLFFDFAGYSAMAIGLGLMLGFHFPENFNRPYLASSIQDFWRRWHLSLSSWLRDYLYIALGGNRDGVWRTYRNLFLTMAIAGLWHGGDSWNYLLWGSAHGVALCVDRAWSRSSLPSIPPVLSHVLTLLFVCLAWTLFRAPDFHSALTMYAGQFGMHGMGLGDAMAVAMRPAHGMAALLGLVCIIAPIWQVRCEQRFGTQPWFVVAASLWPVAGFVLSFALIASRDAVPFLYFQF; this is encoded by the coding sequence ATGGTCTTTGCCTCACTCGAATTCCTCACGCTGTTCCTGCCGGCCTTCCTGTTGATCTATGCCCTGGCTCGTCCGAGCTGGCGCAACGTCATCCTGTTGATCGGTAGCTGGTTGTTCTACGGCTGGTTGAGCCCGTTGTTCCTGTTCCTGCACATGGTGTTGACCGTGGTGGCCTGGATCGGCGGCCTGCTGGTGGACCGCTCCCGTGAGGATGGCAAAGGCCGGGTGCGCCTGTTGATTGCGTTGATCGTGTTCAACACGGCGGTGCTGTGTTGGTACAAATACGCCAACATCGTCGCTGGCACCGTGAGTGAGGTGATCACCTGGTACGGCTATATGCCGCTCGATTGGCAGCGCGTGGCCTTGCCGGCCGGCCTGTCGTTCATCGTGTTGCAGGCGATTTCCTATCTGGTGGATGTGCACCGTCATACGGTGCCGGTGGAGCGCAGCTTCATCAACTACGCCACTTATATCTCGATGTTCGGGCATTCGATTGCCGGTCCGATCATCCGTTACGACTGGGTCCGCCGTGAGCTGAACCAGCGTTATTTCAATTGGCCGAATTTCTCCCTGGGCGCGCGCCGCTTCATGATCGGCATGGGCATGAAAGTGCTGGTGGCTGACACCTTGTCGCCGCTGGTGGACATTGCCTTCCACCTGGAAAACCCAAGCCTGGTGGACGCGTGGATCGGTTGCCTGGCGTACTCGCTGCAACTGTTCTTCGACTTTGCTGGTTATAGCGCCATGGCCATCGGCCTGGGCCTGATGCTGGGCTTCCATTTCCCGGAAAACTTCAACCGGCCGTACCTGGCCAGCAGCATCCAGGACTTCTGGCGGCGCTGGCACCTGTCGTTGTCCAGCTGGTTGCGCGACTACCTGTACATCGCCCTGGGCGGTAACCGTGACGGCGTGTGGCGTACCTATCGCAACCTGTTCCTGACCATGGCGATTGCCGGGTTGTGGCACGGCGGTGACAGCTGGAACTACCTGTTGTGGGGTTCGGCCCATGGCGTGGCGTTGTGTGTTGACCGCGCTTGGTCGCGTTCGAGCCTGCCGAGCATTCCGCCGGTGCTGTCGCACGTCCTCACGTTGCTGTTTGTGTGCCTGGCCTGGACCTTGTTCCGTGCGCCGGACTTCCACTCGGCGCTGACCATGTATGCCGGCCAGTTCGGGATGCATGGCATGGGCCTGGGTGACGCGATGGCTGTGGCCATGCGCCCGGCCCATGGCATGGCGGCTTTGCTGGGCCTGGTGTGCATCATCGCGCCGATCTGGCAGGTGCGTTGCGAACAGCGTTTCGGCACCCAGCCGTGGTTCGTGGTGGCGGCTTCGCTGTGGCCGGTGGCCGGGTTTGTGTTGTCGTTTGCGCTGATTGCCAGCCGCGACGCCGTACCGTTTCTGTACTTTCAGTTCTAA
- a CDS encoding ABC transporter permease, which yields MNWAVIIKWLPRLAQGATLTLELVAIAVIAGLLLAIPLGIARSSRRWYVSALPYAYIFFFRGTPLLVQLFLVYYGLAQFDTVRESFMWPYLRDPFWCATATMTLHTAAYIAEILRGAIQAIPPGEIEAARALGMSKPKTLFYIILPRASRIGLPAYSNEVILMLKASALASTVTLLELTGMARTIIARTYLPVEIFFAAGLFYLLMAYILVRAFKLLERWLRVDACQGR from the coding sequence TTGAACTGGGCCGTGATCATCAAGTGGCTGCCAAGATTGGCCCAAGGCGCAACCCTCACGCTGGAGCTAGTGGCCATTGCGGTGATCGCCGGTCTGCTGTTGGCGATCCCGCTGGGTATCGCTCGCTCCTCACGCCGTTGGTATGTGAGCGCCCTGCCCTACGCCTACATTTTCTTCTTCCGTGGCACACCCTTGCTGGTGCAGTTGTTCCTGGTCTACTACGGCCTGGCGCAGTTCGACACGGTGCGCGAGAGCTTCATGTGGCCCTACCTGCGCGATCCGTTCTGGTGTGCCACCGCCACCATGACCCTGCACACGGCCGCCTACATCGCCGAGATCCTGCGCGGCGCGATCCAGGCTATCCCGCCCGGCGAGATTGAAGCGGCGCGCGCCCTGGGCATGTCCAAGCCGAAGACGCTGTTCTACATCATCCTGCCACGCGCCTCGCGCATCGGCCTGCCGGCTTACAGCAACGAAGTGATCCTGATGCTCAAGGCCAGCGCCCTGGCAAGTACCGTCACCCTTCTGGAGTTGACCGGCATGGCACGGACCATCATCGCCCGTACCTATTTACCGGTGGAGATCTTCTTCGCCGCCGGCCTGTTCTATCTGTTGATGGCTTACATCCTGGTACGGGCCTTCAAACTGCTGGAACGCTGGCTGCGCGTCGATGCCTGCCAGGGACGCTGA
- a CDS encoding SGNH/GDSL hydrolase family protein — MPVSAIAGLTMLVLGESHMSFPDSLLNPLQDNLTKQGAVVHSIGACGAGAADWVVPKKVECGGERTPTGKAVIYGKNAMSTTPIQELIAKDKPDVVVLIIGDTMGSYTNPVFPKAWAWKSVTSLTKAITDTGTKCVWVGPPWGKVGSQYKKDDTRTKLMSSFLASNVAPCTYIDSLTFSKPGEWITTDGQHFTIDGYQKWAKAIGTALGDLPPSAYGKGSK, encoded by the coding sequence ATGCCTGTTTCTGCGATTGCCGGCCTAACCATGCTGGTATTGGGCGAAAGTCATATGAGCTTTCCCGATTCGTTGCTCAACCCGTTGCAAGACAACCTCACCAAGCAAGGCGCGGTGGTTCACTCCATCGGTGCGTGCGGTGCCGGTGCGGCGGATTGGGTTGTCCCGAAAAAAGTCGAGTGCGGTGGCGAACGTACACCGACTGGCAAGGCCGTGATCTATGGCAAGAACGCCATGAGCACCACGCCGATCCAGGAGCTGATTGCCAAGGACAAGCCCGACGTGGTCGTGCTGATCATCGGCGATACCATGGGCTCTTACACCAACCCGGTGTTCCCCAAAGCCTGGGCCTGGAAAAGCGTGACCTCGCTGACCAAGGCCATCACCGACACCGGCACCAAATGCGTGTGGGTCGGCCCGCCATGGGGCAAAGTCGGTTCCCAGTACAAGAAGGATGACACCCGCACCAAGCTGATGTCGTCGTTCCTGGCCAGTAACGTGGCGCCGTGCACCTACATCGATTCGCTGACGTTCTCCAAACCGGGCGAGTGGATCACCACCGACGGCCAGCACTTCACCATCGACGGTTACCAGAAGTGGGCCAAGGCGATCGGTACTGCCTTGGGTGACCTGCCGCCATCGGCCTACGGTAAAGGAAGCAAATAA
- a CDS encoding cellulose biosynthesis protein BcsC yields MRRHTLAIAILAALVSTASVAETSDPQALLIEQGYYWQSKKNPERALETWQKLLSLSPEQPDALYGIGLIQVQQNRPAEAQKYLARLQALSPVPRQALQLEQDITVAVPDNAKLLEQARELGEPDDEREKAVALYRQVFQGRQPQGLIAREYYNTLGFTAKGTSEAIAGLQRLSRERPNDPIVALFLAKHLARNPATRPDGIRALAKLAPNNDVGGNADETWRFALIWLGPPKPDQVSLFQQFLTVHPDDAEIRALMNKGIAQGKGGGTWQRDPQMTKAFKALDDGDLKTAEPLLAARLAQKSNDVDALGGMGVLRQQQERYSEAENYLVQATRLPGGAAWQSALNDVRYWNLISQSRDAQRAGRSAQARDLVAQAERLNPGQPGAAVALAGFQSQDNQFEEAEAGYRKVLARHPGDPDALSGLINVLSQSGQPDEALKLIDSVSPAQRAKFAPSVKINALRATQVGKLAEQRGDVKGAQAAYRQALDADPENPWTRFALARMYLRDGQIRNARALIDGLLKTQPNQPDALYTSTLLSAQLSEWKQAETTLGRIPTAQRTADMNELAIDIALHQQTDVAIETARRGQRPEALALLGRSEPLTRQKPERVAVLAAAYVEVGAAQYGLDMMQKVVENNPNPTVDQKLLYANVLLKANKYSEAGEILREVQGQPLSEIGRQRYDDLIYLYRVKQADALREKNDLVAAYDMLSPALAQRPNDALGVGALARMYAASGNGKKAMELYAPLIQQNPNNARLQLGLADIALKGNDRSLAQSASDKALALEPGNPETLTSAARIYQGLGKNSEAAELLRKALAIENAMKAKTQVAQAGAPGTSYNPFVGLPGQRRQVTDLTVAGAVPPPIDAPTKSVTSSAFASATSNDLSDPFVPPSSIASVDSPELSPARRALDNILRDRTGYVVQGLSVRSNNGEKGLSKLTDVEAPFEARMPVGDNTVALRVTPVHLSAGSVGDDAASRFGGGKVTSPRTQNATGVGLAVAFDNPDEGLKADVGVSPLGFLYNTIVGGVSVSRPFEANSNFRYGANISRRPVTDSVTSFAGSKDGDGYKWGGVTANGGRGELSYDNQKLGVYGYASLHQLMGNHVDDNTRMELGSGIYWYLRNNPRDTLTLGISGSALSFKENQDFYTYGNGGYFSPQRFFSLGVPIRWAQSFDRFSYQVKSSVGVQYIGQDSADFFPGRKDLGTQEYKSSDKTGVGYSFNAAAEYRLSSRFYLGGEIGVDNAQDYRQYAGNAYLRYLFEDLSGPMPLPVSPYRSPYSN; encoded by the coding sequence GCCAGCGTCGCTGAAACCAGCGACCCGCAGGCCCTGCTGATCGAGCAGGGTTACTACTGGCAGTCGAAAAAGAACCCTGAACGCGCGCTGGAAACCTGGCAGAAACTCTTGAGCCTGAGCCCCGAGCAACCGGATGCGCTGTACGGCATCGGCTTGATCCAGGTGCAACAGAACCGTCCGGCCGAAGCGCAAAAGTACCTGGCCCGCTTGCAGGCGCTGAGCCCGGTGCCGCGCCAGGCGTTGCAGCTGGAGCAGGACATCACCGTGGCCGTGCCGGACAACGCCAAGTTGCTGGAGCAGGCCCGTGAGTTGGGTGAGCCCGACGACGAGCGCGAAAAGGCCGTGGCCTTGTACCGCCAGGTTTTCCAGGGCCGCCAGCCCCAGGGCCTGATCGCCCGTGAGTACTACAACACCTTGGGCTTCACGGCCAAGGGCACCAGCGAAGCCATCGCCGGCTTGCAGCGTTTGTCCCGTGAACGGCCGAACGACCCGATCGTTGCGTTGTTCCTCGCCAAGCACCTGGCGCGCAACCCGGCCACCCGGCCTGACGGCATTCGTGCCCTGGCCAAACTGGCACCGAACAATGACGTGGGCGGCAACGCCGATGAAACCTGGCGCTTCGCACTGATCTGGCTCGGCCCGCCGAAGCCGGACCAGGTGTCGCTGTTCCAGCAGTTCCTCACCGTGCACCCGGATGACGCCGAGATTCGCGCGCTGATGAACAAGGGCATTGCCCAAGGCAAAGGCGGCGGCACCTGGCAGCGTGACCCGCAGATGACCAAGGCCTTCAAGGCGCTGGATGACGGCGACCTGAAAACCGCCGAGCCACTGCTGGCCGCGCGTCTTGCGCAAAAATCCAATGACGTCGATGCCCTCGGTGGCATGGGCGTATTGCGTCAACAGCAGGAACGTTACAGCGAAGCCGAAAACTACCTCGTCCAGGCTACCCGTTTGCCCGGTGGTGCCGCGTGGCAGTCGGCCCTGAACGACGTGCGCTACTGGAACCTGATCAGCCAGAGCCGCGACGCCCAACGCGCCGGCCGCAGCGCCCAGGCCCGTGACCTGGTGGCCCAGGCCGAACGTTTGAATCCAGGCCAGCCAGGCGCAGCGGTCGCGTTGGCGGGTTTCCAGTCTCAGGACAACCAGTTCGAAGAAGCCGAAGCCGGCTACCGTAAGGTGTTGGCGCGTCATCCCGGTGACCCGGATGCCTTGAGTGGCTTGATCAACGTGTTGTCCCAGTCGGGTCAACCGGATGAGGCCTTGAAGCTGATCGACTCGGTGTCACCGGCGCAGCGCGCCAAGTTCGCGCCGAGCGTGAAAATCAACGCATTGCGCGCGACCCAGGTCGGCAAACTGGCGGAGCAACGCGGTGACGTGAAAGGCGCACAAGCGGCCTACCGCCAGGCTCTCGACGCTGACCCTGAAAACCCGTGGACCCGTTTCGCCCTGGCGCGCATGTACCTGCGCGACGGCCAGATCCGCAATGCCCGTGCGTTGATCGACGGCTTGCTCAAGACTCAGCCCAACCAGCCGGACGCGCTGTACACCAGCACCCTGTTGTCGGCGCAGCTGAGCGAGTGGAAACAGGCCGAGACGACCCTGGGGCGTATCCCCACGGCGCAGCGCACGGCCGACATGAACGAGCTGGCGATCGATATCGCGCTGCACCAGCAGACCGACGTGGCCATCGAAACCGCCCGCCGTGGCCAGCGCCCGGAAGCCTTGGCATTGCTGGGGCGCTCTGAACCTCTGACCCGTCAGAAGCCTGAGCGTGTGGCTGTGTTGGCCGCCGCCTATGTGGAAGTCGGCGCCGCGCAGTACGGCCTGGACATGATGCAGAAGGTGGTGGAGAACAACCCCAACCCGACGGTCGACCAGAAACTGCTGTACGCCAACGTGTTGCTCAAGGCCAACAAGTACAGTGAGGCGGGCGAAATCCTGCGTGAAGTGCAGGGCCAGCCTTTGAGCGAAATCGGTCGCCAGCGCTATGACGACCTGATTTACCTGTACCGGGTCAAACAGGCGGATGCCCTGCGCGAGAAGAACGACCTGGTGGCCGCCTATGACATGCTGTCTCCGGCGTTGGCCCAGCGTCCCAATGACGCGCTGGGCGTCGGCGCGCTGGCGCGGATGTACGCCGCCAGTGGCAACGGCAAGAAGGCGATGGAGTTGTACGCGCCGCTGATCCAGCAGAACCCGAACAACGCACGCCTGCAACTGGGCCTGGCGGACATCGCCCTGAAAGGCAATGACCGCAGCTTGGCGCAGAGCGCCAGTGACAAGGCGCTGGCCCTGGAGCCGGGTAACCCGGAGACGCTCACCTCGGCCGCGCGTATTTACCAGGGGCTGGGCAAGAACAGCGAAGCCGCTGAGTTACTGCGCAAGGCCCTGGCGATTGAAAACGCCATGAAGGCCAAGACCCAAGTGGCCCAGGCTGGCGCCCCAGGTACATCGTATAACCCGTTCGTAGGCTTGCCGGGCCAGCGTCGCCAGGTCACCGACCTGACCGTTGCTGGCGCCGTACCGCCGCCGATCGATGCGCCAACCAAGTCCGTGACGTCCAGCGCCTTTGCGAGTGCGACGTCCAACGACTTGAGCGATCCGTTTGTGCCGCCGTCGAGCATTGCCTCCGTCGACAGCCCCGAGCTGAGCCCGGCGCGACGTGCGCTGGATAACATCCTGCGTGACCGTACCGGTTATGTGGTGCAAGGCTTGAGCGTGCGCAGCAACAACGGCGAGAAAGGCTTGAGCAAACTCACCGATGTGGAAGCGCCGTTTGAAGCGCGTATGCCAGTGGGCGATAACACGGTGGCGCTGCGGGTGACGCCGGTGCATTTGAGCGCTGGTAGCGTTGGCGATGATGCTGCATCACGCTTCGGCGGCGGCAAGGTCACCTCACCACGGACCCAGAATGCTACCGGTGTTGGCTTGGCCGTGGCTTTTGATAACCCTGATGAAGGCCTCAAGGCCGACGTCGGCGTAAGCCCGTTGGGCTTCCTCTACAACACCATCGTCGGCGGCGTGAGCGTGTCGCGTCCGTTCGAGGCCAATTCGAACTTCCGCTATGGTGCAAATATCTCTCGGCGTCCAGTCACCGACAGCGTCACTTCCTTCGCAGGCTCCAAAGACGGCGACGGTTACAAGTGGGGCGGCGTGACCGCCAACGGCGGGCGTGGCGAGTTGAGCTACGACAACCAGAAACTGGGTGTTTACGGCTACGCCTCCTTGCATCAACTGATGGGCAACCACGTTGACGACAATACGCGCATGGAGTTGGGCAGCGGTATCTACTGGTACCTGCGTAATAACCCACGCGACACCCTGACCTTGGGTATCAGCGGTTCGGCGCTGAGCTTCAAGGAGAACCAGGACTTCTACACCTACGGCAACGGCGGCTACTTCAGCCCGCAGCGCTTCTTCTCCCTGGGCGTGCCGATTCGGTGGGCGCAGAGCTTTGATCGCTTCAGCTACCAGGTAAAAAGTTCGGTGGGCGTGCAGTATATCGGCCAAGATAGCGCGGATTTTTTCCCGGGCCGCAAAGACCTCGGTACCCAGGAATACAAAAGCTCGGACAAAACCGGCGTCGGCTACAGCTTCAACGCTGCCGCCGAATACCGCCTGAGCTCGCGGTTCTACCTGGGTGGCGAAATCGGTGTCGATAACGCCCAGGACTACCGCCAGTACGCCGGTAACGCTTATCTGCGCTACTTGTTCGAAGACCTGAGCGGGCCTATGCCATTGCCGGTCAGCCCGTACCGTTCACCTTATTCCAACTGA